The Antarcticibacterium flavum genome contains the following window.
ACAGATTTTTGGCAATATTTTCCTGAAGATACTGTCCAGTCCAGCAATCAAAGCACTATTAAAATGCTGTACGATAAGCAAAATCTTTATATTGGAATCAAAGTGAATTCCATAGGAGATAAGTATGTAATCCCATCCCTAAGGAGAGATTTTAGAGCAGGGGGAAGCGATAACATTACGCTTATGTTTGATACTTTTAACGATGGGAATAATGCTTTTCTTTTCGGAGTGAATCCTTGGGGGGTGCGTCGGGAAGCACTTGTTTCTGGAGGCGGAACAGATCTTAGCGGCTTTACTACCAGCTGGGATACTAAATGGTATGCCGAGACAAAAATCTATGATGGTTATTATATAAGTGAATGGGTAATTCCTCTTTCAGCTTTTAAATTTAGGCCTGGAGCAACTAAATGGAGATTTAATTCTTACCACTTCGATACTCAGGGTAATGAACAGAATACTTGGATGAGGATCCCACGCAGTCAATTTATATTTAATCTAGCTTTCATGGGTGATATGATTTTTGAAAGACCTCTTGAAAGAAGCAGGACGCCTGTTTCGATAATACCTTACGTTAATGGCACTTTAGAGAGGGATTATGAATTCCATAGTGAAATAAATGAGTTTAAAATGGGTGGCGATGCCAAATTTGCAATAGGGAACAGCCTAAATCTGGATCTCACATTTAATCCTGATTTTTCTCAGGTAGAAGTTGACAACTTGGTTACAAACCTTACCCGGTTCGAAATAAATCTACCGGAAAGGCGGCAGTTTTTTATTGAAAATAGTGATCTTTTTTCAGATTTCGGCCATCTTAGTGATGCCAATCCATTTTTCTCCCGCCGCATAGGAATAGCAAAGGATAGAGATGGAATCAATCGTCCCAACCAGATCATTGCAGGAGCAAGATTAAGCGGAAAAGTTAATAATAACTTTAGAATTGGAGTGCTGAACGTGCAAACGGGAAATGATGAGGAATACGATATTGAAGCTACCAATAATATGGTAATTGCTTTACAGTACAGAATTTTTAGCAGGTCCTCTATAAGTGCAGTCTTAGTAAACCGCCAGCATACCTCAAATACATTTAATCGGGTGGTAGGCCTGGATTATAACCTTGCCAATCTGGATAACAGCTGGAATGGAAAATTTTACCTTCACAAATCCTTCAGCCCAGGTGTGTTGGAAGATGATCTCTCCACAGGAGTCAACCTTACTTATAACGGTGAGCACTGGAGATTTCGGGGGAGCGGACTTCTGCTTCAAGATAATTTTACAAGCGACCTGGGATTTATCCCGAGGAAAGGAGTTTTAAAAGTTGACCCCCAAATGGAATATTTGCTTTTCCCGTCTAAAGGCTCCGTAAATGCACATATTTTCAGCATTGTTCCGGAGTTTTTTTGGAAACCGAAGTCGAATTTTCAGTTGGCAGATTATAATATTATTTCCACCTGGAAAATCGGATTTAAAAACACTTCAGAAGTTACGGCAAGCCTTTTTAACCGCTACACCTTTCTCTTCGAAGATTTTGAACCTACACGCTCCAAAGGAACTCCTCTCCCTGCAAATACAGATTATTATTATACAAGTGGTCAGTTGAGGTACAGTAGTGATAATCGACATTTTTTTTCATATAATTTAGGAGTCAACTATGGACAATTCTTTAATGGAACGGTTTTAACACCCAACTTAGATTTTAACATACGTTTGCAGCCGAAGTATTTATTTTCGGTGCAGGCGCGATATGATAAAGTAGAGCTTCCTAAACCATATGCAACAAATGACATCTGGTTACTGGGAAGCAAGGTGGACATAACTTTCACCCGATCACTTTTTTGGGCGACTATCGTTCAGTACAGTAATCAGGAGCAAAACTTTGGGATCAATTCTAGGCTGCAGTGGCGTTTTGCACCCCTTTCAGATATGTTCCTTATCTATAATGACAATTACTTCACCAATGATGTTCTCATTCCAAGGTATAGAAGTATCACTCTTAAGGTAACCTATTGGCTTTATCTTTAATGAGGTGGTAAACAGAGAATAGAATTTATCAGGGCCATTATCTCTTAGATTTTTTTAATTTTATTGAAAATTTTTCTTACCAAATGAATAATAATAAATCTCTTAAAGAATTTGAATGACCAATTTTCTCTAACCTCTCGTTTAATCAGGATTATCGTAAATTCTTTCCTAAATGAAAAATTGCATTATGATGTGAAAGTTTACATTAACAGGAATAGGGTGGGAGTAAAAAAAAAAAGATTAATTTTAGTTAAAAATTTTAAATGGGTGTAATACAAAGTTTTTTGTTTAAAAAAAAATTAACTGTCACTATTAATAAGGTAGAAAGGAAAAATCTCTTACAAAAAATAAAAATTCTGAAGTACCTTTATTTTAATGGGCCTAGAACTAA
Protein-coding sequences here:
- a CDS encoding DUF5916 domain-containing protein; its protein translation is MIYYISFQNLFSQQKEFVVKFISEPIQADAILDEPAWSRADSATDFWQYFPEDTVQSSNQSTIKMLYDKQNLYIGIKVNSIGDKYVIPSLRRDFRAGGSDNITLMFDTFNDGNNAFLFGVNPWGVRREALVSGGGTDLSGFTTSWDTKWYAETKIYDGYYISEWVIPLSAFKFRPGATKWRFNSYHFDTQGNEQNTWMRIPRSQFIFNLAFMGDMIFERPLERSRTPVSIIPYVNGTLERDYEFHSEINEFKMGGDAKFAIGNSLNLDLTFNPDFSQVEVDNLVTNLTRFEINLPERRQFFIENSDLFSDFGHLSDANPFFSRRIGIAKDRDGINRPNQIIAGARLSGKVNNNFRIGVLNVQTGNDEEYDIEATNNMVIALQYRIFSRSSISAVLVNRQHTSNTFNRVVGLDYNLANLDNSWNGKFYLHKSFSPGVLEDDLSTGVNLTYNGEHWRFRGSGLLLQDNFTSDLGFIPRKGVLKVDPQMEYLLFPSKGSVNAHIFSIVPEFFWKPKSNFQLADYNIISTWKIGFKNTSEVTASLFNRYTFLFEDFEPTRSKGTPLPANTDYYYTSGQLRYSSDNRHFFSYNLGVNYGQFFNGTVLTPNLDFNIRLQPKYLFSVQARYDKVELPKPYATNDIWLLGSKVDITFTRSLFWATIVQYSNQEQNFGINSRLQWRFAPLSDMFLIYNDNYFTNDVLIPRYRSITLKVTYWLYL